CAGCGACAGCCTCATCGGCTTCGCCACCGACCCCTGGATCTGCCTGCCGATCGCCGCCGCGGTCCTGCTCGGCGGTCTCGGGTTCCCGGTGATCCTCGAGCTGCTGCGGCAGCACCGGCGCCCGAGGCGGTGGAGCATCCACACCAGGCTCACGCTCGTGATGACCGCGATCCTGCTGCTCGGCGGGACGCTGTTCATGACCGTCGCCGAATGGTCGAACCCCCACACGCTCGGCGCGCTCGACCCGGCGGGGCGCGTCCTTGCGGGTTTCTTCCAGGCCGTGATGCCCCGGACGGCAGGGTTCAACAGCGTCGACACCGGCTCGATGAACACCGGGACGCTGCTGGGCACTGACGTCCTCATGTTCATCGGAGGTGGCAGCGCCGGCACGGCCGGCGGCATCAAGGTCGGGACGTTCGCCGTGCTGCTCCTGGCGATCATCGCCGAGCTGCGCGGCGACCGGACGTCAACCTGTTCGACCGGCGGCTGACTGCCCCCACCATCCGGCAGGCCCTCGCGGTGGCCCTGCTCAGCGTCGCCGCGGTGGTCGCCTCCACGATCGCGATCGCGATGACCAGTCGCTACAGCCTCGACCAGATCCTGTTCGAGGTCGTCTCGGCCTTCGCGACCGTCGGGCTGTCCACCGGCATCACCGCCGACCTGCATCCGGGCCACCAGCTCGTCCTGGTCGTCGTGATGTTCGCGGGGCGGCTCGGACCGGTCACCCTGGCGTCCGCGCTCGTCCTGCGTGAGCACGGGCGGTTGTTCCGGCGTCCGGAGGGACGGCCGCTGATCGGCTGACCGCCGCGCGCGCCAGACCCGCCGTAGGGCTGCGGCGGGGGACCTCGGTCCGTCGCCCGACCCCCGAGCGCGGGTCACGCTGGCGGGACAGGGGCCGAGGAGGTGACGCGATGGGTGCGTGCGAGGCGGCGACCGGCGGTGCGCCGCCGCACGTCGTGCGGCTCGCGATGCCCGACCTCGAGGCCGCTCGCCGCTGGCTCGACGCGGCACCGCACCTCCCCGCTGGTCCGGTGCGTGACGTGCTGGCGCACCAGCACGACGACGGCAGCTGGGGCGTCGCCGGCCACGCGAGCCGGCGCGTCCTCACCACGTTGTGGACCGCGGGAGTGGTGGCCGACCTCGACGAGCTCGGCGAGGTCCCCGGCGAGAGCCACTCGCTGTCCCAGGCCGTGGCCGCCGCGGCGGGGTTCCTGGGCGCGCACGCGACGACCGACCGCGGGGTGTTCTCGCGCAACGGCCGCGACGACGGCGTGCTGGCCTGCTACGTCGCGCTGGCGGCGGTCTGCTTCCTGCGCGGTGGCAGGCTCGACCTCGCCGAGCCGCAGGTGGACTGGATCCTGCGCTACCAGGACGTGCGCGTGGCGGGTCGCTCCCCTCGAGGTGAGCTCCCCGTGTACGTGCCGTCGCTGGCGACGCGGTACGGCGGGTGCCTGGCCGCCACGAGCTGCGTGATCGGGGTGATCAAGGCCGGGCTCGCCCTCACCAGGTGGCAGGAGCGCGTGCCGGTCCGCGGTGGAGCTCGAGCCCGTGAGGTCGCCGAGCTCCTGAGCCTCGTCCGTCAGGCGCTGCTCGACCGACGACTGATGCTGGCGAGCGACCGGACGATCCTGCCGTTGGGGCGCGCGGGTTCGCCCAGCGACTGGCTCATGCCCACGTTCCCGCTCGACTGGCGCACCGACCTCACCGAGGTGATCGGTGTGGTCGCGGGAGCCGGCGGCGTCGACCGACGGGTGCAACCGGCGCTCGACCACCTGACAGCCACCCAGATCCCGGGAGCGGGATGGCCCCTGACTCGCGGGTTCTGGCCGGAGGGGTGCGCCGCGGTCGAGCGGCGGGGCGCGCGCAGGTCGAGCCGTCTGGCCACCACGCGCGTGCTGCGCGCACTTGCGCCGCTCGCGGAGGGGAGGAGTTCCGCCGCTCTCGACGCGCGCGATGTTAGTCACTAACATCGCGCCCATGGGACGCCGACCGAGCACGCGTGAACGTCTGCAGGCGGCTGCACTCGACCTGTTCCTGGCCCAGGGGTACGAGGAGACGACGGTCAACCAGGTCGCCCAGGCGGCCGGCGTCTCCCACATGACGTTCTTCCGCCACTTCCCCACGAAGGAGGACGTCGTCCTGGACGATCCCTACGACGAGGTGATCGCGGGAGCCGTGCGCGCCCAGGACCGCGGGCTGCCCGTGGTCGAGCGTGTCCGGTGCGGGATCCTCGCCGCGTGGGCTGCACTGCCGGAGCCGAGCGCTGCCCAGGCCCGGGCGCGCGTCGGCCTGGTCGCCCGGACTCCCCGGCTCCGTGCGCGAGCGGCGGAGAACAACCGCCGTACCGCGAGCCTGATCTGCGAGGCCCTCGTCGCCGACGGAGCGGCGCCGGTGGACGCGGCCGTCGCCGCGGCCGCGTGCCTCGCGGCGCTCATGGAGGCGCTGCTGCTCTGGGGTGCACAGCCGGACAGCGGCGATCTGGGGACGCTCATCCGGCGCGCGCTCGACGTCCTGGCCGTGGGCGCCGACGCGGGCGGACGCGCCGTCGCGAGCGCAGGCCCGGCGTGACCGTGGTTCCCGCCGGCACAGGCGCCGCCCCGGCCGGCCGGCCGCTGCTGCGGGCATCCGGGCTGGCGCGCGCCTTCGGCGACGAACGTGCGCTCGACGGCGTCGACCTGTCCGTGCGGGCAGGGGAGATCCACGCGCTCGTCGGGCTGAACGGCGCGGGCAAGTCCACCCTCATGCGCCTGGCGCTCGGGATGCTGCGGCCGGGTGCGGGGACCGTCGCCGTGCGGCACCCCGACGGCCGGATGCTGCCGCCCTGGCGGGCACCGAAGGAGCTGTGGGCCGGGGTCGGGCACCTCGTCGAGACGCCGAGCGCGTACCCGGAGCTGACGGTGGTGCAGGCGGTGATCTGTGCCGCGCGCCTGCGCGGCCTGGAGCCGTCCGCGGCCGCCGCGGCCGCCGCGGACGTGGTCGACCGCCTCGCGCTCACGCACTGGGCCGGCCGGCGGGCCGGGGTGTTGTCGCTCGGCAACCGCCAGCGGCTCGGCCTGGCGTGCGCGAGCGTGCACCGTCCGGGCCTCCTGGTCCTCGACGAGCCGACCAACGCGCTCGACCCGTCGGGTGTGGTCGTCGTCCGGCGATGGCTGCGTGAGGCGCGTGACGCCGGTGCAGGGGTCCTGGTCTCCAGCCATCACCTCGACGAGGTGGCCCGCACGGCCGACCGGATCAGCGTCCTGCACCACGGGCGGGTGATCGGCGGGCTGCCTCCGGGTGGCGTCGACCTCGAGCGGCAGTTCTTCGCGATGGTGTACGCCGTCGATCAGGCGGAGGGCCGGGCATGATCCGCGCGGCGTGGGAGGTCGAGACCCTCAAGCTCCGGCGGTCGGCGGTCGCGCGGACCACGGCCGCCGTCCTGATTCTCGGCACCGGTGCGGCCACCGCGCTGTTCACCGCGGTGGGCCTCGGCGGCGGCGACGGGCAGATGGCCCTCAAGGTGCGACCGATGCTGCAGGGCGAGGGCTGGCACGCCTACCTCGGGATGCTCGCCCAGATCCTGTCGGTCGCGACGCTCCTCGCCGTGGGTGTCGTCGCCGCATGGACGGTCGGGCGTGAGTTCGCCGAGGGCACGGTCACCGGGCTGTGGGCGCTGCCCACCTCACCGGCGTCCGTGGTGCTCGCCAAGCTCGTTGCCGTCCTGGGCGGCGCGGTGCTGTGCGGGTTCGCGGCGGTGCTGGTCTCGATCCCCCTCGGATGTGCCATCGGGCTCGGGGCGCCCGGTGCCGACGCCGCGCGCGGTGCGGGCCGCGCGCTCGTCGTGACGCTGCTGACTGCGCTGCTGAGCCTCCCGGTCGCGTGGGTCGCGTCCCGCTGGCGGGGATACCTGCCGGGCGTCGGCGCGTTGCTCGGCCTGGTCGTGGTCACGCAGATCGCGACCGTGGCCGGAGCGGGCGCGTGGTTCCCGTGGGCCGCACCCGGCCTCTGGGCCGGGATGGGCGGGAGCGAGGCCGCCGCGGACGTGACCGGCCTCCAGCTGTGGGCGGCGGTGCCCGTCGGAGCCGTGGCTCTCGCGGCGACGACGATGTGGTGGTCACGCGCCGAGCTGTGCTGAGCCGGCTGGTCCGCCGCGCACCGGGCCACGCGACAGACGCTCGAGCCAGCTCACCCGTCCGGCCTCTCTGCCGCCGACGCGCTGCCCCGGCGCTGGCGCGTTCAGCTGCCCGTGGCGGACGGAGCGGCTAGAACCGACACAGGACGCGCGCGTTCCCGAGTCCGAGCTCGCCGTACGCGTCACCGCTGGGGTTGTGCTCGATGCGAAGCCCGGCGGCACGTCGCACGGGTCCACGCTCCCTCCGTCTGAGGTTCGTCCGCCCGACCGTAGTGCGCGCGGGCACGTGCGCGGGGCGATTCGAGCGGACGAGGCGGCCCCTCAGCCGACGCAGAGGCAGAACGGGTGACCCGCGGGGTCGAGGAACACGCGGAACGACTCGCCCGGCTGGTGCTCGGCCTTGGTCGCGCCCAGCGCGAGCACGGCTGCTTCGCCGGCGTCCAGGTCGTCGACGTCGAGGTCCAGGTGGAGCTGCTGCGGGACGTCCTGGCCCGGCCAGCGGGGCGGGGTGTACCCCTCGACCTTCTGGAACGCGAGGCTCTGGCCGTAGTCGGCCCGGATGTGCGCCCAGCTGCCGTCCTCCTCGGCCTCGACCGTCCAGTCGAGCAGGCGGGCGTAGAACGTGGCGAGCGAGGCGGGGTCCGGGCAGTCGAGGACCGTGACGGGGTAGCGCGCGATAGCCATGCCGCCGACGGTAGGCCCGCCCTCCGACACGCACGCATCGCGGATCCGGGAGGGCTCAGGCGCGGGGCGGGATCCGGAGGTACGGAACGCGCAGCGTCGGACGGAAGCCGAGCGCGACCGCCAGGCGCAGCGATGCGACGTTGTCCTCACGGCACGACCACACGGGCGTCAGACCGCGGGCCAGCAGGTCCTCGATCATCGCCGCGGCAGCGGCGGCGGCCAGCCCGCGGCGGCGCCAGGCGGCGGCCGTCTCGATGCCGACCTCCACCTCGTCGGCCACGCGGTAGGACGTGAACGCGATCGCGCCCACGGTCTGCGCCGACGCGACCACCCAGCCGCCGCCGCGGGCCAGGAACGTGGGCGCGTCGGGCCAGAACCCGCTGGGCACCACGGCGCCGGGCAGCGTGAAGTCGGCCGCCGTCGCGGGGCGTGCGCGCCACCCGGACGGAGCCGTCAGCCCGAGCCGGGCCGCCGTGAAGGCCGCGCGGTCGAACGCGAAGTTGACGCGCGTGTGGGCCACCACGCGGCCGGGGCCGGCGTGCTCGTCCAGCGGCACGGCCTCGAGCGCGGCCACCCAGTCGACGTCGCTGCGGGGGTCCACCTGCAGCCATTCGCCCGCGGTGCGTGAGCGCAGGTGGGCCAGCACGTGCTCCACGGCCTCGTCGACGGCCTCGCCCCACACCAGCGACATGCCGTACGGGTGCACGGCGTGGAACGCGCGGGGGTGGTCGTGCCGGTCTGACCACAGACCACCGGCGACGGTGCCCTCGACGACCGCCCGCGCGAAGCCGACGTTGAGGGGGACCGCGTCGAGCTCGCGCGCGGCGTGGCGGTGCAGCGGTGCGGGCATGTGCGGTCCTCCCGGTGTCGTCGCAGGTCAGGCTCGCACCCGTGCGGGAGGGGGGTGCCCGACGAAGGTCCCCGACGCCGAGCATGTCAAAGATTGTTGACACGGCCTGTGCCGCGGTCCTACGGTCGGCATGTCAAAGATTCTTCACATCGGAGCAGCCATGCAGGACGCGGTGCACGACCTCCCCGGCGACGACGAGCCGGTCCCCATGACCACCACCGAACGGTCGGTCTGGGCCTACCTGGTCGCGGTGGTGCTCACCTCCGGCGCGTACCTCCTCTACCTCGGGGTCCAGCTGGCGCGCACGCCCGCCCACGAGATCGAGTGGGTGGTCCCGATGCTGTGGACGCTGGGCGCGTCGGTGGTCGGCTCGATCCTGCTGACGATCGTCGGCACGATCGTCGGGAGCGTCACCGCGACGATCGGGCGGGCGGCCGCGGGGCGCACCGAGCACCACGCGCCCGTGGTCGAGTCCGGCACGGACGCGCGGGACGACGAGATCGGCCTGCGTGCCCACCGCGCGCACATCGGCGTCCTCGCGGCGGGGTTCGTCTGGGCGCTGGTGCTCGCGATGCTCGACGCCGACACGTTCTGGATCGGCAACCTGCTGTTCGTGGTCGGCACGGCGGGCGCGCT
The Cellulomonas gilvus ATCC 13127 DNA segment above includes these coding regions:
- a CDS encoding potassium transporter TrkG, translated to MALLSVAAVVASTIAIAMTSRYSLDQILFEVVSAFATVGLSTGITADLHPGHQLVLVVVMFAGRLGPVTLASALVLREHGRLFRRPEGRPLIG
- a CDS encoding TetR/AcrR family transcriptional regulator, which produces MGRRPSTRERLQAAALDLFLAQGYEETTVNQVAQAAGVSHMTFFRHFPTKEDVVLDDPYDEVIAGAVRAQDRGLPVVERVRCGILAAWAALPEPSAAQARARVGLVARTPRLRARAAENNRRTASLICEALVADGAAPVDAAVAAAACLAALMEALLLWGAQPDSGDLGTLIRRALDVLAVGADAGGRAVASAGPA
- a CDS encoding ABC transporter ATP-binding protein; this encodes MTVVPAGTGAAPAGRPLLRASGLARAFGDERALDGVDLSVRAGEIHALVGLNGAGKSTLMRLALGMLRPGAGTVAVRHPDGRMLPPWRAPKELWAGVGHLVETPSAYPELTVVQAVICAARLRGLEPSAAAAAAADVVDRLALTHWAGRRAGVLSLGNRQRLGLACASVHRPGLLVLDEPTNALDPSGVVVVRRWLREARDAGAGVLVSSHHLDEVARTADRISVLHHGRVIGGLPPGGVDLERQFFAMVYAVDQAEGRA
- a CDS encoding ABC transporter permease, with the protein product MIRAAWEVETLKLRRSAVARTTAAVLILGTGAATALFTAVGLGGGDGQMALKVRPMLQGEGWHAYLGMLAQILSVATLLAVGVVAAWTVGREFAEGTVTGLWALPTSPASVVLAKLVAVLGGAVLCGFAAVLVSIPLGCAIGLGAPGADAARGAGRALVVTLLTALLSLPVAWVASRWRGYLPGVGALLGLVVVTQIATVAGAGAWFPWAAPGLWAGMGGSEAAADVTGLQLWAAVPVGAVALAATTMWWSRAELC
- a CDS encoding VOC family protein; the protein is MAIARYPVTVLDCPDPASLATFYARLLDWTVEAEEDGSWAHIRADYGQSLAFQKVEGYTPPRWPGQDVPQQLHLDLDVDDLDAGEAAVLALGATKAEHQPGESFRVFLDPAGHPFCLCVG
- a CDS encoding GNAT family N-acetyltransferase — translated: MPAPLHRHAARELDAVPLNVGFARAVVEGTVAGGLWSDRHDHPRAFHAVHPYGMSLVWGEAVDEAVEHVLAHLRSRTAGEWLQVDPRSDVDWVAALEAVPLDEHAGPGRVVAHTRVNFAFDRAAFTAARLGLTAPSGWRARPATAADFTLPGAVVPSGFWPDAPTFLARGGGWVVASAQTVGAIAFTSYRVADEVEVGIETAAAWRRRGLAAAAAAAMIEDLLARGLTPVWSCREDNVASLRLAVALGFRPTLRVPYLRIPPRA